The Persephonella sp. KM09-Lau-8 nucleotide sequence GCGGCTGTGGAATTGCCACTTTTTCTGTTGGTATTGCCCAGACTGCTTACTGGTTTCCTGAAAGCAAACAGGGTTCAGCCCTTGGAATATATGCAGGGGTTGGGAATCTTGCCCCTGGATTATTTGGGATGATACTTCCATTTGCCCTTAAAGCAATAGGTTTAACATGGTCATATATAGCATGGTTTGGATTTTTACTTGCCGGAACAGTAATTTACATCTTACTGGCTAAGGATGCCCCATACTTCCAGCTGGTAAAAGCAGGAGTTCCCCATGACAAAGCTGTAGAGCTGGCTAAACAGCTTGGTCAGGAATTAATCCCAACAGGGGGACTTATAAGCTCTCTCAAAAACTCTGCAAGACATATACAGACATGGGCTCTGGTTGCTTTATATTTTGTTTCTTTTGGTGGATTTCTGGCATTAACAGGCTGGTTTATAGTTTTCTGGGTTCAAAGCTATGATGTGGAGCTCAGGAAAGCAGGGCTTCTAATGGCATTTGGATTTTCACTACTTGCCTCAGTTATCAGAATATTTGGCGGATGGCTTTCTGACAAAATAGGTGGTGAACTTGTAGCAATAATGGCTTACATACTTATTTTGATTGGAGCCATAGTTGTTGTAGTGGCAGTTAACCACAATTTTATCCTTTCACTGACAGGTGAAATCCTGATGGGAGCCGGAATGGGAATTGCAAACGGTGCAGTATTTAAACTGGTTCCTAAATATGTCCCCCATGCCACAGGTGGAGCTGCCGGATGGGTAGGTGGACTGGGTGCTTTCGGTGGGTTTGTTGTGCCTCCTATACTTGGCTTGTTCGTCCAGAATCACGGAGTTGCTGGATATTCTAAAGGTTTCATTGTTTATATTGTTTTAGCCATAATCGCAATTATAATCTCAGCTGTTTTATGGAAGTTCTACGGAAAAGAGATTAACAAACCAATTGAGGATTAAAAGGTGAAAGCCATGGAAAAGATAACAGCTCAGTGTCCATACTGCGGTGTAGGTTGTGGACTTGAGATATTTGAGGATAAAAAAGGCAGGATAAAAATAAAAGGAGACAAAGACCATCCTGCCACAAAAGGAGATTTATGTCTTAAGCCAATTCCCCTTCCAAAAGTTATGGATATTGGGCGTGTTCCTGCACCTTTATACAGGGAAAATAAAAGGGATAAATTCAGGGAAATAACATGGGAAGAAGCCATAAAGATAATTGCACAGAAGTTAAAGAGAAATAAACCTGATGAAAACTATTTTTATATCTCTGGACAGCTAACCACAGAAGACAGTTATGTAATAAACAAATTTGTAAAAGGGTTCATAGGCACAAATAATATAGATGCAAACTCAAGACTCTGTATGGCATCTGCAGTTATGGGATACAAAATGACATTTGGCTCAGATGGACCTCCAGGAAGCTATGAGGATATAGATGATGCGGATGCTTTTGTGTTTGCCGGTTCAAATGCAGCATGGGCTCATCCTGTTTTATTTAAAAGGGTTTTAAACAGAAAAAAGGAGTATCCGGAAGCAAAAATTATAGTTATTGACCCTGTTTATACTGCAACAGCAGAAAAGGCAGATATATGGGTGGACATAAAACCGGGAACAGACACAGTTTTGTTTAACAGTATTCTTTATCTTTTGAATAAAAAAGGCTGGCTTGATTATGAGTTTATTGGCAAGCATACAGAAGGATTTTCACAGGCTATAAAAGAAGCAGAAAAATATCCACCTGAAATAGCTGCCAAGATATGTGAAATAAAACCAAGTCTGATTTATAAACTGGCAGAAATATATGCCTTTAGTAAAAAGGTTATCTCTTTCTGGACAATGGGGTTTAACCAGTCCTCAAATGGAACAATGAAAAATCTGTCATTAATAAATGTTCATCTTGCAACAGGGAGAATAAATGAAAAAGGTTGCCCTTTTTCCCTTACCGGTCAGCCTAACGCAATGGGCGGCAGAGAAGTCGGTTATCTGGTAAATGGTCTTCCTGGATACAGAGATGTTAGAAATCCAGAAGACAGAGCATTTATGGAACAATTCTGGAGCTTACCGGAAGGCAGCATAAAAGACAAACCGGGAATAACCATAGTAGAAGCAATAGACAGCATGATAAATGGGGATATAAAACTCCTGTGGATTGTTTGCACCAATCCTGCCGTTACAATGCCTAATCTGAATAAATTCTGGAGAGCTCTAAGAAATACATTTGTAATTGTTCAGGATGCATATTTAACTGACTCTGTTGATTATGCAAATCTGGTTTTACCGGCGTCCCAGTGGGGTGAAAAAGAAGGGATCATGACCAGCTCAGATAGGACAATTACACATAACAAACCTTTTAGACAACCACCACCGCAGTGCAAACACGACTGGCAGATATTCTGTGAAGTAGCAAAAGAACTGGGCTGGGAAAAGCAGTTTTCCTACAGAAATTCCAGAGAGATATTTGATGAATATAAACAAACAACAAAAGGAAGATTATGCGATATTTCTGACTGGAGCTATGAAGACCTACCTAAACAATGGGGTGGAAAATGGCTTTACAAGGACAAGAGATTTCCTACACCAACAGGAAGAGCAAAGTTTAATCCTGCAGTCTATTCAGAAGCTTCTGACAGCACAGAGTATCCTTACTCCTTTATTCTGACTACAGGAAGAACAAAAAAACAATGGCACACAATGACCAGAACAGGTAAAGCAATGGAGCTGGTCAGAGGAGAAGAAGAACCATTTGTTATGCTTAATGAGAAAGATGCTCTGGAACTGGGAATATTTGATAACGACTACATAAATATCAAATCAACAAGGGGACAGATTTATATAAAAGCAAAAATAGGAAAAATAAAAAGAGGTGTAGTATTTGCACCATTTGGCTATGGAAAGATTTATCATTTCCCAACCAATATAACAGTAAGCGATGCTATAGACCCTATATCAAAAGAACCAGAGCTAAAATTCTCAGCAGTGTTTATAAAACCAAGAAAGAAAAGAATATACAAGCTATCAGATGAGATCTACCAGAAGGTTAAGGAAACATATCCAGAAGTTGAAAAATTTTTAGAAGATGTTCTGGAAAATAGTTTTTCCTCCTTGACAGAAGCTGAGATAAAAAATATAAAACCGGACCTTCTAAAGCAGCTTTCACAAGAAATTAAAGAACTAATGGATATTTTTATAAACAGACCTGCTGACTGGGACAGGGCAAATCTACTTAATGAAAAAGTGGCAAATGATTATATAAAGCTTAAAATACAGCCTAAACACCAGAGCCTGCTAACAAGCTCATTCAGGAAAGAATTTGTAAAAATATTTGATTTACCAGAAGATACAGCTCAAGCTTGGGAGTTTGCATTTGATTTTATCTCCCACAGAATTTTTGAACTGGTAAAAAAATATTATGAAAATAAAGCATTTAAAGGAACTCAGGAGGAAACAGTTTAGTAGATTTAAAGCTGTTTAAGGCTTAAAATTAAGTTTATGGATAAAATAGACAGATATATTATTGAACAAATAAGTAAAAATAGGATTTCTGGTGAGGAACTTTCTAAACTTTTAGGAATTTCCAGAACTGCTATCTGGAAAAGAATAAAAAAACTTGAAAGCCTCGGATACAAAATATCCCACGATAAAAAAGGCTATTTCCTTGAAGAAAGGACAGAATTTTTATTGCCTTATGAATTAGACCTAAAAACACAATGGCTGGGACGAAACTATATATTTTTTCATACTATAAATTCAACCAATATATATGCAAAGGAAAATGAACTACCTGATGGCACAGTTATTCTGGCAGAAAATCAAACAGCAGGCAAAGGTAGAAAGGGAAGAAAATGGATTTCCACTGAAGGTAAAGGATTATATTTTTCAATTGTTTTAGAAAGAGATATTTCTCCGGCAGAGTTGCTGATTTACTCTCTGTTATTCCCTGTTGCTGTCAGGAAAGCTATAATCCAGAAAACAGACCTTCCTGTCCAGATAAAATGGCCTAATGACCTGTATCTAAACGGTAAAAAGCTTGCAGGATTTTTAATTGAAACCGAGATAGAGGGAAACTCTGCCACAAAACTGATAGCAGGAATAGGCATAAACATCAATCAGACAGAAGAAGATTTAGGAGAAATAAAGGATATAGCCACTTCTTTAAGACTGGAATATGGCAAAGATATAGACAGGAAAAGACTTTTTGCAGATATAATCCAGAGCATTGAAGAAGAGATTGATAATTTCGATAAAAGCAGGATTGTTAAAGAGGTAGAAGAAAACCTGTTATGGAAAGGAGAGAAAATAAAACTAACTGATGAGAATATAGAAGGCACACTGATTGGCCTCAATGAATTTGGAGGAATTCGTATTCTTACCGATAAAGGATTAAAGGATTTTTATTCAGGGGATATCACAGTAAGGAGGATAGAATGAAGGTATCAGAGTATCATAAACAGGGCTTAAAAAATTTTGTGGATAATAAACCTGAAGGTTATGAGATTTTAGGGGCTGCAAAGGAAGGAGCTCATAGAGTTGAGTTTTATATAAAAACAAACGGGGACAAGATAACTGATGTGAAATTTAATTCCTCAAAAAGATGTAAAAAACTAATGGCTATAGCAGATTTAGTTGCAGAAAAGTTAAAAGGACAGAATATAAAGAACATAAAAATCGACCCTCAGGAAATCTTAGATTTCTTTAAGGAAGAAAAGGAAAAAGACAAAATGGAAAACAGGCTATCAATAGTCCTTAAAGCAATAGGTCAGACATAAATAGAAACTTTTGTTCCTTCTATAATATTTTCACGGGCAGATTTGGCACTTTCTTCAGCCTGAGGTTGTTGAGATGCCAGATTTTGCCCCAGATTTTGTTGTATAAGCATTTCCATCAGTTTCTTTTGTAGTTCCAGAGCATCTTTATAAACTGAAACTGCGACCTCATTTCTTACTTCCATTTTAATAACCTCCGATTATAATTTAAGTGTAAAAAGATAAAATATCAAGGGAGAATTATGAAAAAACTACTTATTCTAATGGGATTTGCTTTGGTAATAACTTCCTGCCTGCAGATAACTGTAGGTGATGATTCTGACGATGAAAGCTCAACGCCAAGGGTATTGACTGTCCAAACCACGTGGTATTGGCAGTTAAACGGCAGTCTCAGAACAGACATACCGGCCGATTTATACGATGTTGACCTGTTTGATACACCTTCCGAGACAATATCACAGCTAAAAAAAGAAGGGAAAATTGTTATTTGTTATTTCAGTGCAGGCAGTTATGAAGACTGGCGGCCAGATGCATATAAATTTCCAGCAGGAGCTATAGGAAATCCTCTGGATGACTGGCCTGGTGAATACTGGATAGATATAAGAAATCCAGAAATCTGGAATATAATGAGAGACAGGCTTGACCTTGCAGTTGCAAAAGGGTGCGATGGTGTTGAGCCTGACAATATTGATGGATATACAAATGATACAGGCTTTGATTTAAGCTACAATGACCAGCTGAGATACAACAGATTCCTTGCAAATGAAGCTAAAATCAGAGGCCTACTAATTGGTCTAAAAAATGACCTTGAACAGATACCTGACCTTGTAGATTATTTCGATTTTGCTTTAAATGAGGAATGCCACAAATATAATGAATGTGATTTGTTAGAGCCGTTTATAAAACAGGGTAAGCCAGTGTTTAATGCCGAGTATGATGATATATATATTTATGATGAGAATGCTTTCAGAAACTTATGTAATGACGCTAAAAATAGAAATTTCAGGACAAATGTTTACCCTATTGAGCTCGATGGTAGTTTTGTAAAAAGCTGTGATTATGGAGAGTATTAATGATAAAAGTGGCTTTCTGCATGAATCAGGGATTAAGGAGTTATCAACAGGATTGTATTTATATAGATGGGGAGATTTATCAGGTAGATTTTATGAAATGTCCTCAGGAAAAATCTTTAGATAAAGACACAGGAATTTTTGCTGTATGCGATGGTATGGGAGGGCTCGCTGAAGGGGATAAGGCAAGCAAATTTGTATGTGAAAAGTTAAAGGAGATAAACATAAATTTTTCCATTAATGCAGTTGAAGAAGCCCTTTACCAGATACAAAAAGAGTTTGAAAAAACAGATATAAAATGGAGCGGGACAACAATAGCTGGTGTTTATCTCAATGGTAAAAAGGCAATTATTTTTAATGCAGGGGATAGCAGGGTTTATAAGTATACTTCTGAAGGGCTTGTTTATCTGTCCCATGACCATAGCTATGTTCAGGAGCTTGTGGATGAAGGAATTATCTCCTATAAAGAGGCTTTTTATCATCCGGAAAGATATATTGTTACTTTTGGAATCGGTGATATATTTTCTGAAGAGTGGGAAAGTGGTAAAAGGCCATATCTTGTGGAAGATAAGTTAAAAGAAGATGAGCTTTATATAATATGTTCAGATGGTCTGTCAGATTATTTAACAGATGAGGAGATATATTACCATCTGTATCCTGAGCCTTTTGAAAATTTCCCTATACTGATTGAGATGCTTGAAAAGGTCAAAAGTGATAACTATTCAATAATTCTTGTGAAGCCAGAAAATTAAACTTTCAGATCCACCCTATTTCTAATTTCTCCGTTTAAGAATGCCCTTATATTTTCAACTATCTCATTAACAAGTCTTTTTCTGGCTTCTATACTGGTCCATGCAATATGGGGAGTTATAAGAAGTTTTTCTTTATTTTTTATTTTGAGAAGGGGATTTTCAGGGTCAATAGGTTCTTTTTCAAGAACATCAAGACCTGCACCACCTATCATATCGCTGTCTAAAGCTATTGCTAAATCTTTTTCATTTACAATGCCCCCTCTACCAAGATTAAGAAGTATCGCATTTTCTTTCATAAGTTGAAGTTCATTAATTGTTATAAGATTCTTTGTTTTTTCATTAAGGGGCGCATGTATAGAAACTATATCAGAGGTTTTTAAAAGCTCATCAAGGGGATATCTGGGATATTTTTCCGGTCTTTCAACTCCAGAGGTTGAGTAGTATATGACATCGCATCCAAAACTCTCAGCAACTTCAGCAACCCTTCTTCCGATTGTGCCAAGACCTATAATACCCCATCTTTTTCCATGGATTTCCCAGAAAGGTCTGCCTAAATGGGTAAAGATATCGCTTTTTGCATACTCTCCTGATTTTACATAATCATCATAGTATCTTAGGTGCATTAGTAGATAAAAAAGCATTCCAAAGGTAGTTTGAACTACGCTCTCTGTGGAGTATCCAGCAACATTTGTAACGGCAATACCTTTTTCCTTAGCATATAAAACATCAATATTGTTATATCCTGTTGCAGCTTCACATATTAGCTTTAGATTTCTGGCGGCGTTTATTGCATCCTTATCAATAACTACTTTGTTTGTTATTATGATATCTGCATCTTCTATCCTTTCGTATAATTCAGCTGGAGAGGTTGTAGGATATATTTCTACATCCCCAAACTGGGAAAATATTTCAAGATCTATATCATCCCCAAGTGTTTTGGCGTCCAGTACCACAATCTTCATATCTTCTCACCTCATTTTCAGGCTATTTTCCTTTTTTCCACAGGTTGTGGTTTTCTTAAATAATATCCTTGCCCATAAATTATACCTAACTGAAGGACTTTTCTTAAAACAGATTCAGAATGTATATACTCTGCTATTACCTTTATGCCTGTATCATCTGCAAAAGATTTTATTGCCTTTACTATAGCAAGAGAACGATAATTGGTATCTATATCCTTTATAATACTACCATCTATTTTCAAATAATCAGGTGCAAGTTCTACAAGATGAGAAAAATTGGAATAACCACTACCAAAATCATCTATTGATATCTTACATCCTATACCTTTTATATATTCAATTTTCTCTTTAAATGATGGATAATCATCAATATCTTCAGATTCTAATAACTCTATTGTTAACCTGCTGGCAAGTTCTTTATCCAAAACATTTTCCATATGCTCTATTATATTGTCATCATATACATCCAGTGCAGATAGGTTCATAGATATTCCCATCCAGGGATTTTCCTTTAGAACCTTTGCATTGTATTCTATTACTTTTTTGGTGAGATCTATATGAACATACGTTCTCCTTATAGTGTTCAAAAACTGATACGGATATATGATTTTTCCATCCTTTGATATTAAGCGCACAAGTGCCTCGTATTTAAGAACTTCTCCAGTTTTAAGATTGACTATAGGCTGATACCAGCAAACGATATTATTGTTATCTATTGCTTCTTTTATTATGTAGATTTCTTCATGGTTAACTTCCAGAGGACCTGAATAAATTTCTATCTTATTTCTTCCATTTTTCTTGGCTTTATAAAGAGCCATATCTGCCATTTTTATGGCTTCTTCTATAGATTTCTCAGCATAAGGGGCAATTCCTATTGAAACGGTTACTTTCATACTGATATTTTCGTATGTTATAACTCTTTTACATATCTCTGTTTTTATTCTGGTTGCCAGATTAAGAACATTGTATTTATAGTTTTCTGAATAGGGATTGATTTTGGCAAATAATAGAAATTCCTCTCCTCCGTATCTTATAAGGATATCATCCTCCCGAATACAACTTTTTATTCTTTCTGTGACCTCTTTTAGAACATGATCCCCAGCCTCATGACCAAAGCTATCATTTATTTTCTTAAAATGATCTATATCTATTACAAATGTTGTATAAAATCCTTTTTTGAGTTTTTCAATATTTTCATAAAGATATAATCTGTTATAGGCTCCTGTTAATGGATCTATATACATTTTTTTGACATTTTCTCTATATTTTATGAACTGAATTAGAGATATCACTATTGATACCACAATAAAAAGTGATATTATCAGAACGAATTCCTGAATTTTGCTGATTATTGCCTGTATCTCTTTAAGCTTTTTAACAGAAAATTCTATAACAGCAATCCCTGCGACTTTATGATTTATTTTTATAGGCTTTAAAAGGGTTATCCATAAACCTGTGTAGTCTGATTGTTTAATAACCACACTTTTACCATCTTTTAGAACACTATCCCAGTAGTCTCCATATATATTAAAACCTTCTCTAAATCTGGCTCTATCTTCTTTTGAAAGGTCTATAAGATATCTGAGCTTTCCATCTTTGTCTTTATAAAGGATATACGCATATTTAACGTCATCTGTGACTATAACAGAGAGTTGATCTCTTATTTTTTTCCTGAATTTTGGATCTGAAAAGAGTGACTCAAGGTCTTTATTCTTTGCATTTATCTGTATTGTCCTGATTATCTTATCAAGGCTCTGAACTACTCCCGGGACAACAGCTTCTTTTATTATACTGTCTTCTATAGTCTTTTTAATTTTTGGTGCCATTATATAGACAGATATAAGCAAACCAAGTAACACTATAAAGAAAGGCATATAATCAAAAAGTAATCTTTTATCTTTCCTTACCACAGATTATTTTCCCTCTCCAGATATTTTCTGTACCTGTCTGGTAATTTGATATTAAACTGTTCGAGCCTATCTTTAACAAAAACCACATTTGGTCTGCCTTTCTTCCAGTAAATAGCTCCAATTGCATTTTTATACTTCTTAAGAAGATAGTATTTAGTTACTATTGCAGGTTTATTACACTTTTTTAACAACCTTTCATCACCAGTAATAAGAATATGTGCCTTTTTACAGCTTAATGTATGAGACAGTATTTTAGAATATTTAAGAATATATTTTAAATCTGAAGAGGTAACCACTTTGATTTTTTTATTATTTTTCGCGATAATATGGGCCATTTCAGAAATAATTTCAGCCTCAACTTTTTTTATCTCTTCTTCGTATCCAAAAGCCAGAGAAAATGTAAAGAAAAGAAAGACCAGTATACTTCTAAGCATCTATTAAAAATCCCTTTCCAGCGTGATTAAAACTCTCCTATCTTCTTGATAAATCTGTACATTTTTATCATTCAACAGGGGTATCTTAATAGCTTTATCTAAAAGATTATAACCTTTAATAGCAACTTTCGTATTATCAAATAAACTAATCTTAACTCCGGCATTTAATTCAAATCCAGATTTAATCCATGTGCCATAAAAGCCATAGCCTTTTCTGTATACATTTTCCACAAATGCTGAATAATTATTCTGCTGAATACCTATTCTAAATAATCCTCCTTCTGAAGATGCTGTTTTATACCTCCTTTTTTCAGGATATACTTTGAAATAGCCAGCATTTATATAAACGCCATTATCAAAGTCTTTCTGACAATCTACAGACCAGAAATAGTATCTAAGCTTTTGATCTACATTTATGTAAGAATATGTATATGGAGATATCATAATATTGTCTTTTATGAGAAATGTTCCTCCTGTTACTGTAAGTCTACCTACTGGATAAACACCTGAATACTCAAATGTTAGACCTCTATTCTCCTGTTTTTTCAGTTGAGGATTTGATCGGACTTCAACAAAAAATGGCGGAGTATAATATTTAGACAAAAATAATTTTAAATAATCTGATTTATTCAGAAAATAAACTGTTCCAATGCGCCATATTAGGCCTTCAATATCACGACCGTATCCCCTTTCGGTATTTTCATATTTAAATCCTGCAATAAATCCTAACTGAGGTTTCAGGTTATACACATTCTCTATATAAAATGAACGATAGTTTTCCCAATTTTTATCTTTCAAATTTCCTGGGAACAATTGTTGATCTAATTTGTATTTAGAGTGCTGAATTTTAATGCCATAAAAAAGTTTGTTATTTTTATTTCTGCTTTCTCCAACAACTTCCGTCCCTGTTTTCATCGAATTTATATGCTGCAAGTATGAAAAAACAGGCATACGGGGATATCTAATAACAACTGGGTTTGTAAGACTACCTTTTTCATATCTATCAATGTTTATTTTATCTGCATATAATCTTAGTTTTAGATTTAAATCCTGAGAGATTATTTTGGATATAGAAATATAGCCATGTGATGCCTGATTATCGGAGTAATCTGGTTTACTTCTTAATGTATTTCCCCTAAACTCATCTGAGTTTTTTATGGCAAGCCCAGTTTCTAAAGACCATTCGTCAAAATAAAATCCACCAATAATGTAGTAATACTTATCATCAATTTTTAAATTTTTTGGATATTTCTGGGATTTATAAGTTTCTCTGTTTATAAGTAAAAATGCAGAACTTTTAGAACCTGTTTCTCCTGCAAGATACACAGAAAAAGAGTAATCATTTCTTGTTGAATATGATAATCTTACTGTTTTTACATTTTCCATTTCAGGTTTTTTTGTGTAAACCTTTATAATCATTCCAGCTGCTTCATTATTGAACTTGAGAGCACTTTCTCCCTGATAAATTTCAATATGGTCTATATGGTCAAGGGGCATATCTGCCCATAATGAAAGCGGGGTTTTTCTGTAAACTCCGCTAATTTCATGATCATTTATAAATAATCGAATTGTTGAGTTTTCGAGGGGATATATTGATGCGTAGGAAAGTGTATTTTCGCCATACTGATTTCTTAATAAGGTGAAATATCTAACATATCTAAGTAAATCTGAAAGTTTATACCCTTGAAGTTTTTGGATATCTTCTCTGGTAAATAAAATCAGATGCCCTTCTGTTTCCTGAACTGTTCTTTTGTATAACTGATTAAGCTCTCTATATCTTTCTAATAATCTTTCAAGATTTTCTCCGTATGCTATATAGCTAAAGATAAAAAAAATCAGTAGTAATCTTTTTGCCATATATTTAGTAACCTCTCATAATCTTCCGGTCTGTTAATACTCCAGTATGACAGCAGAGAGTCATCCACCTGCTTTAATTCTTCCTGTGCAACTTCCTGAACATTTAGTCTGTTTACCCATGCATAAAGGGAATTTTTCCCTTCTTCATATACCTTATCGGCAATTTTTAAGGCAGCTCTTTTGTATATAGTGTTTAAAAACTGTTTTTTCCCATTTACCACCGGAATAATTGCATCATATCCATCTATTTTTTTCACAAAAAAAGGAATCAGTTCCGGCTCCAGCAGTGGAGTATCGCAGGTTGCTATAAAAACAAGCTGGTTTTTTATATACGGCATACAGCTAACAATTGCATTTAAAGGACCTGCATAAGGGTCTTTGTCCTTTACAAATACAGAATTTATGTCTGTATTTTCTAATTGGGATAGGTAAATCTCTTTATCTTTATTGGCAGAAACAATTATCTGGTCTGTATATACATTAAGTTTTTCTATTATTATCCTGAAAAAAGTTTTTTCTCCCAGCTTTAAAAATGCCTTATCCCTTCCCATACGTTTACTCTGGCCACCTGCTAACAGGATAGCCGTTATTTTTAACTTTTCTTTTTCTGACATTTTTCACACAGACCAAATATTTCTAATCTATGAAATTCTGGCTTAAATTTATATTCCTGACATATTTTGTCCTGCAATTCCTCTATTTTGTCTGAATGGAATTCTATAATCTTTCCGCAACTTCTACATATTAGATGGTCATGATGTTCTTTTAGATTAACTTCATAAATTGTTTTGTTTTTGAATTTTATTACTTCCCTTACATATCCAAGCTCTTTTAGTATTTCAAGAGTTCTATAAACAGTAGCCCTTGATACATTTATATTCTTTGACTGAATTTTGTGCACCAGTTGTTCAATCTCAAAATGCCCTCTGGTATTAAGAATAGCCTTAAAAACTTTTTCTCTCTGAGGAGTATACTTAAGTCCTAAATTTTTTATTGTCTGTTTAAACTCTTTTAATGCCTGTCTTTTATTCATTGCTTACCTCTTATCTGGTCTTTTAAGCTCAAAAGTGTTCTCTTTATTTATAAGACAGTAATTTGCGCCTCCAAGCCTGC carries:
- a CDS encoding biotin--[acetyl-CoA-carboxylase] ligase, producing MDKIDRYIIEQISKNRISGEELSKLLGISRTAIWKRIKKLESLGYKISHDKKGYFLEERTEFLLPYELDLKTQWLGRNYIFFHTINSTNIYAKENELPDGTVILAENQTAGKGRKGRKWISTEGKGLYFSIVLERDISPAELLIYSLLFPVAVRKAIIQKTDLPVQIKWPNDLYLNGKKLAGFLIETEIEGNSATKLIAGIGININQTEEDLGEIKDIATSLRLEYGKDIDRKRLFADIIQSIEEEIDNFDKSRIVKEVEENLLWKGEKIKLTDENIEGTLIGLNEFGGIRILTDKGLKDFYSGDITVRRIE
- a CDS encoding MFS transporter, with amino-acid sequence MHKKIEYQGKVIEITGNPQIGLIMATWGFFIGFAAVSLYGPVAKNLKEILGLSGFLMGLLVAAPNLTGSLLRIPFAAWVDKVGGKIPLATLLILAVIGMGGLSTLLYLYYPNLEPWMYWLILFFGFLSGCGIATFSVGIAQTAYWFPESKQGSALGIYAGVGNLAPGLFGMILPFALKAIGLTWSYIAWFGFLLAGTVIYILLAKDAPYFQLVKAGVPHDKAVELAKQLGQELIPTGGLISSLKNSARHIQTWALVALYFVSFGGFLALTGWFIVFWVQSYDVELRKAGLLMAFGFSLLASVIRIFGGWLSDKIGGELVAIMAYILILIGAIVVVVAVNHNFILSLTGEILMGAGMGIANGAVFKLVPKYVPHATGGAAGWVGGLGAFGGFVVPPILGLFVQNHGVAGYSKGFIVYIVLAIIAIIISAVLWKFYGKEINKPIED
- a CDS encoding iron-sulfur cluster assembly scaffold protein, whose product is MKVSEYHKQGLKNFVDNKPEGYEILGAAKEGAHRVEFYIKTNGDKITDVKFNSSKRCKKLMAIADLVAEKLKGQNIKNIKIDPQEILDFFKEEKEKDKMENRLSIVLKAIGQT
- a CDS encoding D-2-hydroxyacid dehydrogenase, whose product is MKIVVLDAKTLGDDIDLEIFSQFGDVEIYPTTSPAELYERIEDADIIITNKVVIDKDAINAARNLKLICEAATGYNNIDVLYAKEKGIAVTNVAGYSTESVVQTTFGMLFYLLMHLRYYDDYVKSGEYAKSDIFTHLGRPFWEIHGKRWGIIGLGTIGRRVAEVAESFGCDVIYYSTSGVERPEKYPRYPLDELLKTSDIVSIHAPLNEKTKNLITINELQLMKENAILLNLGRGGIVNEKDLAIALDSDMIGGAGLDVLEKEPIDPENPLLKIKNKEKLLITPHIAWTSIEARKRLVNEIVENIRAFLNGEIRNRVDLKV
- a CDS encoding molybdopterin-dependent oxidoreductase codes for the protein MEKITAQCPYCGVGCGLEIFEDKKGRIKIKGDKDHPATKGDLCLKPIPLPKVMDIGRVPAPLYRENKRDKFREITWEEAIKIIAQKLKRNKPDENYFYISGQLTTEDSYVINKFVKGFIGTNNIDANSRLCMASAVMGYKMTFGSDGPPGSYEDIDDADAFVFAGSNAAWAHPVLFKRVLNRKKEYPEAKIIVIDPVYTATAEKADIWVDIKPGTDTVLFNSILYLLNKKGWLDYEFIGKHTEGFSQAIKEAEKYPPEIAAKICEIKPSLIYKLAEIYAFSKKVISFWTMGFNQSSNGTMKNLSLINVHLATGRINEKGCPFSLTGQPNAMGGREVGYLVNGLPGYRDVRNPEDRAFMEQFWSLPEGSIKDKPGITIVEAIDSMINGDIKLLWIVCTNPAVTMPNLNKFWRALRNTFVIVQDAYLTDSVDYANLVLPASQWGEKEGIMTSSDRTITHNKPFRQPPPQCKHDWQIFCEVAKELGWEKQFSYRNSREIFDEYKQTTKGRLCDISDWSYEDLPKQWGGKWLYKDKRFPTPTGRAKFNPAVYSEASDSTEYPYSFILTTGRTKKQWHTMTRTGKAMELVRGEEEPFVMLNEKDALELGIFDNDYINIKSTRGQIYIKAKIGKIKRGVVFAPFGYGKIYHFPTNITVSDAIDPISKEPELKFSAVFIKPRKKRIYKLSDEIYQKVKETYPEVEKFLEDVLENSFSSLTEAEIKNIKPDLLKQLSQEIKELMDIFINRPADWDRANLLNEKVANDYIKLKIQPKHQSLLTSSFRKEFVKIFDLPEDTAQAWEFAFDFISHRIFELVKKYYENKAFKGTQEETV
- a CDS encoding endo alpha-1,4 polygalactosaminidase, whose protein sequence is MKKLLILMGFALVITSCLQITVGDDSDDESSTPRVLTVQTTWYWQLNGSLRTDIPADLYDVDLFDTPSETISQLKKEGKIVICYFSAGSYEDWRPDAYKFPAGAIGNPLDDWPGEYWIDIRNPEIWNIMRDRLDLAVAKGCDGVEPDNIDGYTNDTGFDLSYNDQLRYNRFLANEAKIRGLLIGLKNDLEQIPDLVDYFDFALNEECHKYNECDLLEPFIKQGKPVFNAEYDDIYIYDENAFRNLCNDAKNRNFRTNVYPIELDGSFVKSCDYGEY
- a CDS encoding PP2C family serine/threonine-protein phosphatase, coding for MIKVAFCMNQGLRSYQQDCIYIDGEIYQVDFMKCPQEKSLDKDTGIFAVCDGMGGLAEGDKASKFVCEKLKEININFSINAVEEALYQIQKEFEKTDIKWSGTTIAGVYLNGKKAIIFNAGDSRVYKYTSEGLVYLSHDHSYVQELVDEGIISYKEAFYHPERYIVTFGIGDIFSEEWESGKRPYLVEDKLKEDELYIICSDGLSDYLTDEEIYYHLYPEPFENFPILIEMLEKVKSDNYSIILVKPEN